The genomic DNA CGGTATCCTGTATAGACAGCCGCAAAACTGGTGTTACTGGAAACTTCAATAATAAATGTAGCATGGGcagtaggcctatacagtgccttcaagtGTAATTCATACCctatgacttattccacattttgttgtgtttcagccagaattcaaaatggattaaaatcgATTTTTGGTTTTTCTCTcaccatctacacataataccccataaatgacaaagtgaaaacacgttttagaattttttttacattttgaaaatgaaGTACAtaaatgtctcatttacataaatgTTCACATCCCTGGGTCAATACTTGTGTAAGCACCTTCGGGCAGCGATTACAGagtctttctgggaaagtctaagatgtgcaacatttgcccattatctTTGCAAAATTCTTCCTAGCCTCTAAAAGTGTGTTTGATTATTGCTagtcaaccattttcaggtcttccatagattttcaagtagatttaagtcaaaactgtaactcggccactcagaaacattcactgtcttcttgtaagtaactccagtgtagattgcctgtgtttttaggttatttcctgctgaaaggtgaaggtGAAgtggaattcatctcccagtgtttgttggtAAGCAGACTGAAGTTTGCCTCTAGGAgttttgcctgtgattagcttTCTTTTTACCTGGGAAAACTCccatccttaacgattacaagcatacccataacctccctggtctttgtggtagaatctgtgtttgaaattcactgctcgactgatggaccttacagataattgtatgtgtttgtaaagagatcatgttaaacactcttttagtcaatgcaacttattatgtgacttcttaagcaaagttttactcctgtacttatttagcctttgccataacaaaggggtttgaCATACTTATTGActccaagacatttcagcttttcattttttatttaatttgtaaatattttgaaaaaacagaattccattttgacattattgagGTATTGTGTATGGCCAGGGACCaaaacatctaaatgtaatcaattttaaattcacgctgaataacacaataaaatatggaaaaaagtcaaagggtgtgataCTTCTGAAGGGACTGGATTGCCATTAGGTGGCGTACTCTCTCCTATAAAAGGAGGAGGGATAAGTTGCTGACCCGGGCattccacacacccacccacccacccaccaacaaaaccacaaaccacaaacacacacactggggtcTGACGAGGTAACTTTTCCCTAAGTGGTaaatccagaggaggctggtgggaggattaTAGGAGAATGtgcttattgtaatggctggagtggtatatatggaacggagtcaaacatgtggtttccatatgtttgatgtgtttgataccgttccattgattccatgcCAGCCAttccaatgagcccgtcctcctatagctcctcccaccagcctcctctgggtaAATCTCTCGAATCACCCTCCTACCCAACATTTTTATCTCTACCCTGAAACCCTCTCATGCAATTAGCACCTCGATAGATACATTAACATGAGAAGTAAATCTGTCCCTATCTGGATCCCTTTATTATGCACAGACTAACCCCGTTGGGTTGAATCCTGTTGTTCCCTCCCCTAACCCACATATTTTTTTCTAACATCAGTTAAGTTTTCTAATCTCTTGAAAATCAACCCAGTTTTACCTATTAAAACAAAAcaactgtttttgttgttgctctggCACACATTATTTCACTTGGGATAATGTTAATAACACATTTCTACAACACTATAAAAACAGCATAAATAGCTACTTGATATTAAATGTATATATGTTAACAACCATAGCCCCATTCTAAAACTTTATATTCCATAAATACATATGATATAACCAATGTAATCAATCTGATATCTGATCACTCAGATAGATCCTGATCAGCTGTTTACCAGTATAGGTCCGCCATGAACTGAATATCTGATCAATTaaccaattaatcaatcaatctgGTTCTGATCATCCTGATAGATCAGGTCAGGTGTTCTCTGACAGGTCCGTCATGAAGGAGTTGTAAACGATGCCAAGGTGAAGCATCAATCAAACTAACCAGTCTGATTAATCGACCTGGCTCTGATAACCCTGATGGATCTATGTGATCCTGATCAGGTCAAGTGTTCTCTAACAGGTCCGTCATGAAGGAGATGTAAACGATGGCGAGGCGGAGCGTCTCGATGCGTGACAGCCTCTTCTCGTAAGCAAAGGTTGGCACTTTTCTCCGCAGCTCGTCAAATGCCTCGTTGAGACTgaacatcctcttcctctcccggaCGTTCGCCGCCTGACGCTGGCCCACATTGATCACACGCCTCCGCTTCGACCGcccggtgtgtgtgtctgaggtgtgtgtgtgagatgtgtgtgagaaagagccTGGGCTGTAGTAGGTGTAGGCAGATGTGCTCCCTGTGGCCATCTCATGCAGTGGATGTCCGTGTCCGGTTTGTTCCCCCTCGCTTGTACCTGTTTCCCGGTGGCTCCCG from Salvelinus sp. IW2-2015 linkage group LG31, ASM291031v2, whole genome shotgun sequence includes the following:
- the LOC111956088 gene encoding LOW QUALITY PROTEIN: protein Fer3 (The sequence of the model RefSeq protein was modified relative to this genomic sequence to represent the inferred CDS: inserted 1 base in 1 codon; substituted 1 base at 1 genomic stop codon) produces the protein MERQGRLGDSXLYDFVSDXLMEIHPKSTSGSKQLMDSFLPATGYRGRYYNLSYVNGSHRETGTSEGEQTGHGHPLHEMATGSTSAYTYYSPGSFSHTSHTHTSDTHTGRSKRRRVINVGQRQAANVRERKRMFSLNEAFDELRRKVPTFAYEKRLSRIETLRLAIVYISFMTDLLENT